The following nucleotide sequence is from Capsicum annuum cultivar UCD-10X-F1 unplaced genomic scaffold, UCD10Xv1.1 ctg75524, whole genome shotgun sequence.
acaaagaattaaattCGATTTTCTGTCCTATTTACTATCGCGACGAAGAATCAAATTATCactatatttattcctttttctatttcttcttccaaGTGCAGGATAACCCCAAGGGGTTGTGGGTTTTTTTTCTACCAAATGGGGCTCTCCCTTCACCACCCCCATGGGGATGGTCTACAGGGTTCATAACTACTCTTCTTACTACAGGACGCTTACCTAGCCAACGCTTAGATCCGGCTCTATCCAAACTTTTCTGGTTCACCCCAACATTCCCCACTTGTTCGACTGTTGCTGAGCAGTTTTTGGATATCAAACGGATCTCCCCAGAAGGTAATTTTAATGTGGCCGATTTCCCCTCTTTTGCAATCAGTTTCACTACAGCACCCGCTGCTCTAGCTAATTGTTCACCCTTTCCAAGTGTAATTTCTATGTTATGTATGGCCATGCCTAAGGGCATATCGGTTGAAGTAGATTCTTCTTTTGATCTATCAAAACCCCTTCCCAAACTGTACAAGCTTCTTCCAAAGCATACGGCTTTCTGGATGTAGATGATGATATCTATAAATATGGATCTTATATATATCGTAGAATGAAGTACCACATGGGTGGATATATATATGAATCCAAATCTGCcgaatcactcatgttatgatcttCTACATCTTGGGTCTTCCCGTTCTGTCATCTGGCTTATGTTCTTCATGTAGCATTCAGACCGAATGACTCTATGAAATTACGTCGATACTTCCACATATTATGGGTAACGTAGGAGACATCTCTATTTTTCCCCCGGGGAATCTTTAGAATTCCCACTTCTTAACTTTCAATTCGCCTCTGACCATCAAATAAAATGTGAATAACCCGTCCTCCTCTCTTTGAAAGAAGGGGCGCTTCCGGTTCTGTCGGTGCTTGAAACAATTTTGTCTTCTCCATATTACTATATCTCTAGAGTCAATAATTTTATATGAGGAACTACTGAACTCAATCACTTGCTGCAGTTACTCTTCAGTTTTCTGTTGAGGTCTATCCTGCAAAGGTACTCAAATTGGATCAGTGATTGATTTCTAGGTTTCGTCGTAAACCTAATTAGTTATTTCCAATTACgtaaatcaatagttcaaaccgCACTCAAAGGTAGGGCATTTCCCATTTTTATAGGAACTTCTGTACCAGAAAC
It contains:
- the LOC124894576 gene encoding 50S ribosomal protein L2-B, chloroplastic-like, whose protein sequence is MEKTKLFQAPTEPEAPLLSKRGGRVIHILFDGQRRIENIIIYIQKAVCFGRSLYSLGRGFDRSKEESTSTDMPLGMAIHNIEITLGKGEQLARAAGAVVKLIAKEGKSATLKLPSGEIRLISKNCSATVEQVGNVGVNQKSLDRAGSKRWLGKRPVVRRVVMNPVDHPHGGGEGRAPFGRKKTHNPLGLSCTWKKK